One genomic window of Acidobacteriota bacterium includes the following:
- a CDS encoding glycoside hydrolase family 3 C-terminal domain-containing protein yields MRSRILILAILFLLCGPWGVAKNAPTSKVAAEQRVDSLLEKMTLEEKITIFGGINSFYTQAISRLGIPSLKMSDGPLGVHDYGPTTAYPAGIALAASWDMELAGRVGTMMGRDARARGVHFILAPGMNIYRAPMNGRNFEYFGEDPFLAARVAVSLIKGIQSQRVIATAKHFAGNNSEYGRMDVSSDIDERTLREIYLPAFEASVKEAKVGAIMDAYNPVNGVYMTQNQHLNNEILKKEWGFDGILMSDWGATHDGVAAANGGLDLEMPNASFMNRDALLPAIKDGRVSIATIDDKVRRILRKAIEFGFFDQPQTDTGIPQLDQEGRQVVVQEAREGMVLLKNAGGVLPLDKSRVKTIAVIGPNAYPAVIGGGGSSLTKPFNAVSFLEGISNYLGSGVKVLYAPDVPDLAEVFASSESLASPDGSSGLKGEYFNNETLEGKPALVRVDPRVDFQWGDASYGANGPVDHFSVRWTGSFIPKQSGDYSFYTNSDDGVRLFIDEQQVISDWQRHSETVNSYAAHLEAGQEYKIRLEYFEAVGGATIGFAVSPTGKWIGSATKALAKNADAVILCVGFEPNTESEGSDRTFRLPAGQEALIHQISEANKNTIVVLTAGGNVAMNDWIDNVAGLLHAWYPGQEGGTALAQILFGEYSPSGKLPASFERRWEDNATNHSYYPQKKEEKRVDYSEGVFVGYRHFDRATVKPRFAFGYGLSYTTFAYKNLSISPRAGNLSGPITVSFDLTNTGKREGAEVAEVYVGDGHATVARPVKELKGFARVNLKAGESRRVSIQLDRRAFSFYDVESKDWKAEAGDFLLLVGNSSDDIRLQGTFNLAK; encoded by the coding sequence ATGCGCAGTCGAATATTGATTCTCGCAATTTTATTTCTACTCTGTGGGCCATGGGGCGTCGCGAAAAACGCACCCACTTCAAAAGTCGCTGCTGAGCAACGAGTCGATTCTCTACTGGAGAAGATGACGCTCGAAGAAAAAATAACGATTTTCGGCGGTATCAACAGCTTTTATACACAGGCAATTTCGCGGCTCGGGATTCCATCCCTAAAGATGTCCGACGGACCTCTCGGCGTGCATGACTATGGCCCGACCACGGCCTACCCAGCAGGTATTGCGCTGGCGGCCTCGTGGGACATGGAACTCGCCGGGCGGGTCGGCACCATGATGGGGAGAGATGCGCGCGCCCGCGGGGTCCATTTTATTCTCGCTCCCGGAATGAACATCTACCGTGCCCCGATGAACGGACGCAATTTTGAGTATTTCGGAGAAGATCCATTTCTTGCGGCCAGGGTGGCCGTGTCGCTCATCAAGGGCATCCAGAGTCAGCGCGTGATCGCAACCGCCAAGCACTTCGCAGGCAACAACTCGGAGTATGGACGAATGGACGTCAGCTCCGACATCGACGAAAGGACGTTGCGGGAAATCTATCTCCCCGCGTTCGAAGCTTCCGTGAAGGAGGCGAAAGTCGGCGCGATCATGGATGCCTACAACCCGGTGAACGGCGTCTACATGACGCAGAACCAGCACCTCAACAACGAAATCCTCAAGAAGGAATGGGGCTTTGACGGCATCCTGATGTCCGACTGGGGCGCCACTCACGACGGTGTCGCCGCCGCCAACGGCGGCCTTGATCTCGAGATGCCCAATGCCTCATTCATGAATCGGGACGCTCTTCTTCCCGCGATCAAAGACGGGAGAGTGTCCATCGCAACCATTGACGACAAAGTGCGGCGCATCCTGCGGAAGGCGATCGAGTTTGGTTTCTTCGATCAGCCTCAAACCGATACCGGGATTCCGCAGCTCGATCAAGAGGGGAGGCAAGTTGTTGTGCAAGAGGCTCGCGAGGGAATGGTGCTGCTGAAGAACGCCGGCGGAGTGCTTCCGCTCGATAAGTCCAGGGTGAAAACGATCGCGGTGATCGGGCCCAATGCCTATCCCGCTGTGATCGGTGGAGGCGGAAGTTCTCTTACCAAGCCGTTTAATGCGGTTAGCTTTCTAGAGGGAATCAGCAACTATCTTGGTAGTGGCGTTAAGGTGCTGTATGCACCGGACGTTCCCGATTTGGCGGAGGTTTTCGCAAGCTCCGAAAGCCTGGCCTCTCCCGACGGAAGCAGCGGGCTCAAGGGAGAGTACTTCAATAACGAAACCCTGGAAGGGAAGCCCGCACTGGTGCGCGTCGATCCTCGCGTGGACTTTCAATGGGGCGATGCCAGCTATGGGGCGAATGGCCCGGTCGATCACTTCTCCGTTCGCTGGACGGGTAGTTTCATTCCCAAGCAATCGGGAGACTACAGCTTTTACACCAATTCCGACGACGGAGTCCGTCTCTTCATCGACGAGCAGCAGGTTATCAGTGATTGGCAACGTCACTCGGAGACGGTGAACAGCTATGCCGCGCACCTCGAAGCAGGGCAGGAATACAAGATCCGCCTCGAATATTTCGAAGCTGTCGGCGGAGCGACGATAGGTTTCGCGGTATCTCCAACCGGGAAGTGGATTGGCAGCGCGACGAAGGCGCTGGCGAAGAATGCCGATGCGGTCATTCTCTGTGTTGGCTTCGAGCCGAACACGGAAAGCGAAGGATCGGACCGCACGTTCCGCCTCCCGGCAGGGCAGGAAGCGCTGATCCACCAGATCAGTGAGGCAAACAAGAACACCATCGTCGTGCTGACAGCCGGCGGCAACGTTGCGATGAACGACTGGATTGACAATGTTGCGGGCCTGCTCCACGCTTGGTATCCAGGACAGGAAGGCGGGACCGCGCTCGCGCAGATTCTGTTTGGCGAGTACAGTCCCTCCGGCAAGTTGCCGGCGTCTTTCGAACGCCGCTGGGAGGACAATGCCACCAACCACAGCTACTATCCTCAAAAAAAGGAAGAGAAAAGAGTCGACTACTCCGAGGGAGTGTTTGTAGGCTATCGGCACTTCGACCGCGCGACCGTTAAGCCGAGGTTTGCCTTTGGGTATGGCCTTTCCTACACAACGTTCGCATACAAGAATCTGTCGATTTCGCCGCGCGCTGGAAATCTCAGCGGCCCCATCACCGTTTCTTTCGATCTGACGAACACCGGAAAGCGGGAAGGCGCCGAAGTAGCGGAAGTGTACGTTGGCGATGGCCACGCCACCGTTGCCCGACCAGTCAAAGAACTGAAGGGATTCGCAAGAGTGAATCTAAAAGCCGGAGAAAGCAGGCGTGTTTCGATTCAGCTGGACCGCCGGGCGTTTTCTTTCTACGACGTCGAATCGAAAGACTGGAAGGCCGAAGCCGGAGATTTCTTGTTGCTGGTGGGCAACTCGTCCGACGATATTCGCCTGCAAGGGACGTTCAACCTGGCGAAGTAA
- a CDS encoding GntR family transcriptional regulator, whose amino-acid sequence MPTLISPPDGLPAESLGLVLDGTSYVPYYEQIVDRVRTLVKDGALQEGQGFCSEGEIARELGISKMPVRQAFQKLRSEGLLIIAKGKRPIIGSGRVPWDFQQLRGFSEEMRRRGLVPSAKVLTLEIQPPDAETAQALKLSPEEKIYRLQRLRFVNKKPVAVVTSHLPVRLFHGLEKQDLARQSLYQVFENVYHRKLQWAEEVIGAITATEEHARILQTAPASALLLIKETTYDVQRVPIEYSVSLLRADRYTASVVSVRKA is encoded by the coding sequence ATGCCAACTCTCATTTCACCCCCTGATGGTTTACCGGCCGAATCGCTCGGCCTGGTGCTGGATGGCACGAGCTATGTTCCCTACTACGAGCAGATTGTTGACCGCGTGCGAACTCTCGTGAAGGACGGCGCCCTGCAAGAAGGACAAGGCTTTTGCTCCGAGGGCGAAATCGCACGCGAGCTGGGCATCAGCAAGATGCCGGTTCGCCAGGCGTTTCAGAAATTGCGTTCCGAAGGACTCCTGATCATCGCCAAAGGCAAGCGACCGATTATTGGATCGGGCCGCGTTCCCTGGGACTTTCAACAATTGCGCGGCTTCAGCGAGGAGATGCGTCGGCGAGGTTTAGTCCCCTCCGCGAAGGTTCTCACCCTGGAAATACAGCCGCCGGATGCGGAGACTGCACAGGCGCTCAAGCTTTCCCCGGAAGAAAAAATCTACCGCCTGCAGCGGCTTCGATTTGTAAACAAGAAACCGGTAGCGGTCGTGACCAGTCATCTGCCAGTTCGGCTGTTCCATGGACTTGAAAAACAAGATCTCGCCCGGCAGTCGCTCTACCAGGTGTTCGAGAACGTCTATCACCGGAAACTGCAATGGGCGGAAGAGGTTATCGGCGCGATCACGGCCACGGAGGAGCATGCCCGCATCCTGCAAACCGCGCCCGCCAGCGCGCTACTCCTGATCAAAGAAACGACGTATGACGTACAGCGCGTCCCAATCGAATACAGTGTTTCGTTGCTACGCGCGGATCGGTACACTGCCTCGGTCGTGTCGGTTCGCAAGGCGTAG
- a CDS encoding ribulokinase translates to MAIVAGVDFGTLSVRVSIVDSVRGMLASATSEYPLHRKKDDPEFATQSHDDHMRALATATRQAVKEAEISGDQVRSIALDTTGSSVIPVGKGLVPLDDYYLWCDHRAKLEAAEITELAHRENLPAIHWCGGVYSSEWGFSKLLHWLRHNPDKRSRFVSAFEHCDMVAAELCGITDPKQVRRSVCAMGHKWLWNRELGGLPPESFWTKVDPLLAGVREKLDGEYATSDKIAGSLSSHWAEKLGLSAGIPIPVGAFDAHWDAIGAGAQEGDVVNVVGTSTCIIAYAAKAALIPGLCGVVPGSVHPNFTGIEAGLSATGDIFSAIATRANTTVAELSRGLENYRAGQTGLLRMTWDNGDRTVLVNPNLRGITLGWNLQSTAQDELFAAIEGTAFHTRVILDRMSEYGAPTKRVINGGGIPQNNPVLNQVYANVLDRPVLVPSGKVTGLGSAIFAFLAAGSFRTIEEAQEKVCPPHTVYKPEAHTRKTYGELYDLYQRTYLDFGQPIAGSRFGDVLPRLIHLADQQQAKKTEA, encoded by the coding sequence ATGGCGATTGTCGCAGGAGTAGATTTCGGCACGCTGAGTGTTCGTGTCTCGATTGTCGATAGCGTTCGCGGGATGCTGGCCTCGGCGACTTCTGAATATCCGTTGCATCGTAAGAAAGACGATCCCGAGTTTGCCACGCAATCTCACGACGACCACATGCGGGCCCTCGCCACTGCTACCCGGCAGGCGGTAAAGGAGGCGGAGATTTCCGGCGACCAGGTTCGGTCGATTGCACTCGATACGACGGGATCGTCCGTAATTCCCGTCGGCAAGGGACTGGTTCCTCTGGATGACTACTACCTCTGGTGCGATCACCGCGCGAAACTCGAAGCAGCGGAAATTACCGAGTTAGCACATCGCGAAAACCTGCCGGCCATCCATTGGTGCGGTGGCGTGTATTCCTCGGAGTGGGGCTTTTCGAAACTGCTGCACTGGCTGCGGCACAACCCCGACAAGCGTTCCCGGTTCGTCTCGGCTTTTGAGCACTGCGACATGGTGGCCGCGGAGCTTTGCGGGATCACGGATCCAAAACAGGTCCGGCGTAGTGTTTGCGCCATGGGCCACAAGTGGTTGTGGAATCGCGAACTCGGTGGTCTGCCTCCAGAAAGTTTCTGGACCAAGGTGGATCCTCTACTGGCAGGTGTCCGCGAGAAACTCGATGGCGAATATGCGACGTCAGACAAGATCGCTGGAAGCCTGTCATCTCATTGGGCTGAAAAACTCGGGTTGAGCGCCGGCATTCCGATTCCAGTGGGAGCATTCGATGCGCACTGGGACGCCATCGGCGCGGGCGCGCAAGAAGGCGATGTCGTGAATGTTGTGGGCACCTCAACCTGCATCATTGCCTATGCGGCTAAGGCTGCTCTGATCCCGGGACTCTGCGGTGTTGTGCCGGGAAGTGTCCATCCGAACTTTACCGGGATCGAAGCGGGACTTTCCGCCACCGGAGACATCTTCAGCGCGATTGCAACTCGAGCGAATACGACGGTCGCAGAACTGAGTCGAGGCCTGGAGAACTATCGTGCCGGCCAGACTGGCCTGTTGCGCATGACTTGGGACAACGGGGACCGCACAGTCCTGGTGAATCCGAATTTGAGGGGCATCACTCTCGGCTGGAATCTGCAGAGTACAGCGCAGGACGAACTGTTTGCGGCCATCGAAGGCACCGCATTTCATACTCGCGTGATTCTCGATCGCATGAGCGAATATGGCGCACCCACCAAAAGAGTGATCAACGGGGGAGGAATTCCGCAAAACAATCCGGTGCTCAACCAGGTTTACGCGAACGTGTTGGACCGGCCCGTTCTCGTACCCAGCGGGAAGGTGACGGGACTCGGGTCCGCGATCTTCGCGTTTCTGGCCGCAGGGTCCTTCCGAACCATTGAGGAAGCGCAAGAAAAGGTTTGTCCGCCGCATACCGTTTACAAGCCGGAGGCGCACACACGTAAGACATACGGCGAACTGTATGACTTGTACCAGCGCACTTATCTCGATTTCGGACAGCCGATCGCCGGTTCCCGGTTCGGAGATGTACTTCCGAGATTGATTCACCTCGCGGATCAGCAACAGGCGAAGAAAACCGAAGCCTGA
- a CDS encoding TonB-dependent receptor, with amino-acid sequence MLQKLRRSLPGWTNAHLFAINDTHTFSPTLLLNLTLGFTRGVWHINAYSPHGVADPLAELNFPSYLDSNGFKGVPAIFIDQYPSAGYTNIGTDPYGNYRLGQDTGQLAATLDKVHGKHEIKFGVDSRIHQINYIQTNAPNGVFSFGTDGTYGCPTGRDECGGDSMASFLMGQLSQGCGGNGCGSSYEIQFAPATTNYQYGFFVQDNWKFNPKLTLNLGLRYDVTLPRTDRHNRQNWFDPNVASPLNGGSLTYADAVTGQPVTVPLTGGEFFANSKQRTNYKTDWSNLQPRIGFAYQFAPKMVVRGGYGIYYGQSRSGVTGVVPYGAQGFNQSTNAITTYLNDGATPYLHLGDPFPNGLIQPAGNSLGLMNDVGFGANGPLRTAAGNRTPYEQSWSFGIERQLPGNIVINAEYIGKKGTHLPFSGANQPNHLGPWVESLPITGPDPDQPCLTLTISCLNSFVDNPFAGIITDPNSSLSGPQVQYSQLLSPYPHFTSVATEPQLIANSIYHGLQLLAEKKYSNGLQLLVSYTWSKSIDDSSNADDNVTWLGSFTSLQNPNKPWLERSLSTFDIPHVVQFSYTYDLPFGRGRAMLGNMPRVLEMIIGGWKTNGIWRIADGRPLAFSVADGQSLPTYGGQRPNIVGTPKRNHGSDWVDNYFADPSVFQRPDDFTIGNAPRAMGSIRSPWSFTSDLSLGKQITIREEMNLEFRIEAKNAFNHPVFGAPVTAVDDDNFGKVTYTSVGPREMQLAVKFNF; translated from the coding sequence TTGCTTCAAAAACTTCGCCGATCCCTGCCAGGGTGGACCAATGCCCACCTGTTTGCCATCAATGACACGCACACTTTTAGTCCGACCCTGTTATTGAACCTCACTCTTGGATTTACTCGCGGGGTATGGCACATCAACGCCTACAGCCCTCACGGCGTTGCGGACCCGCTCGCCGAACTGAACTTCCCCTCATACCTGGACAGCAACGGATTCAAGGGCGTTCCCGCGATCTTTATCGATCAGTACCCGAGTGCTGGCTACACCAACATCGGCACTGATCCTTATGGGAACTACCGTTTGGGCCAGGACACGGGACAACTTGCCGCCACGCTCGACAAGGTGCATGGTAAGCACGAGATCAAGTTTGGCGTTGACAGCCGAATCCATCAGATCAACTACATCCAAACCAACGCCCCCAACGGCGTCTTCTCCTTCGGTACCGACGGCACGTATGGCTGTCCCACAGGACGCGACGAGTGCGGCGGCGATTCGATGGCCAGCTTCCTGATGGGCCAGCTATCCCAGGGTTGCGGCGGCAACGGCTGTGGCTCGTCCTACGAGATCCAGTTCGCGCCCGCCACCACAAATTACCAGTACGGCTTCTTCGTGCAGGACAACTGGAAGTTCAATCCCAAACTGACTCTGAATCTAGGATTGCGCTATGACGTTACCCTACCTCGCACCGATCGCCATAATCGGCAGAACTGGTTTGATCCGAATGTGGCAAGTCCTTTGAATGGCGGCAGCCTCACTTATGCCGATGCGGTCACCGGTCAACCCGTGACGGTTCCCCTGACCGGCGGCGAATTTTTTGCAAACTCCAAGCAACGTACAAACTACAAAACGGACTGGAGCAACCTCCAGCCACGCATCGGCTTCGCCTACCAGTTTGCTCCGAAGATGGTGGTGCGTGGAGGCTACGGCATTTACTACGGCCAGTCGCGATCGGGCGTGACGGGCGTCGTGCCCTATGGCGCTCAGGGCTTCAACCAGTCCACCAACGCCATCACCACGTATCTGAATGATGGCGCCACTCCCTACTTGCACTTGGGCGATCCCTTCCCCAACGGCTTAATCCAGCCCGCGGGGAACTCGCTGGGATTGATGAACGATGTGGGCTTTGGGGCGAATGGCCCGCTTCGCACCGCTGCAGGGAACAGAACTCCCTACGAGCAGAGCTGGAGCTTCGGGATCGAGCGCCAACTGCCCGGTAACATCGTGATCAATGCGGAGTACATCGGAAAGAAGGGGACACACTTACCTTTCAGCGGCGCGAACCAGCCCAACCACCTCGGGCCGTGGGTTGAGAGCTTGCCCATCACGGGCCCGGACCCTGACCAGCCGTGCCTGACTCTCACTATCTCCTGCCTGAATAGCTTCGTAGACAACCCGTTCGCAGGAATCATCACCGACCCCAACAGTTCTCTGTCTGGTCCGCAGGTTCAATATTCTCAGTTGCTGTCTCCCTATCCACACTTCACCAGTGTTGCTACGGAACCGCAGCTGATTGCCAATTCCATCTATCACGGGCTGCAGTTGCTCGCGGAGAAGAAGTACTCTAACGGCTTGCAGTTGCTCGTGAGCTACACGTGGTCGAAGTCGATCGACGACTCCTCCAACGCAGACGATAATGTGACTTGGCTGGGGAGCTTTACAAGTCTGCAGAACCCCAACAAGCCATGGCTGGAGCGGAGTCTCTCCACGTTCGACATTCCCCATGTGGTGCAGTTCAGCTATACCTACGACCTGCCCTTTGGACGCGGACGCGCCATGCTGGGCAATATGCCTCGAGTTCTCGAGATGATTATCGGTGGCTGGAAAACAAATGGCATCTGGCGGATCGCCGATGGACGTCCGTTAGCCTTCTCCGTTGCTGACGGTCAATCTCTTCCGACTTATGGAGGACAGCGGCCCAACATTGTGGGCACGCCCAAGCGCAATCACGGCTCCGATTGGGTAGACAACTACTTTGCGGATCCCAGCGTGTTCCAGCGCCCCGACGACTTCACGATAGGCAACGCTCCACGAGCGATGGGAAGCATCCGCAGTCCCTGGTCGTTCACCAGCGATTTGTCCTTAGGGAAGCAAATCACGATTCGCGAAGAGATGAACCTCGAATTTCGTATCGAGGCCAAGAATGCGTTCAATCATCCCGTGTTTGGCGCGCCAGTCACCGCGGTGGACGATGACAACTTCGGAAAGGTTACCTATACATCAGTCGGGCCGAGAGAGATGCAGTTGGCGGTGAAGTTTAACTTCTAG
- a CDS encoding carboxypeptidase regulatory-like domain-containing protein, with product MPKRSTSKSRWLVLICLALLLPALLLGQAYFGTVSGQLTDATGAVVQNANVVLTDQQKGFLFKTTSDSSGRYLLRSIPPGVYTVSAEMKGFDKAVSARLKVDINENATANLTLKVAGASQNVQVEAQGQSIQTEDAETGQVVNRRFINNLPLIDRNVIALTSLAPGVTEMDDQCDATCTGTNFVSNGSRGSTADILSDGASVTNSEPNGGITQATYLPSPEAIEEFKVQQTNFSAEYGFSGASVVNMITRSGTNKFHGSVYDFVRDDSLDANNWFANRAGDAIPPLRRNNYGFTIGGPIIKNKTFFFFDYDRLRSSGLGTASGAVPTDLMRTGDFGEVCAAQGGAFDDTGLCDVASGQIWDPYSGVFDSDQGGAVRSLFIPFNNVANYISPGSPNLPANLQPPPGVPGNLIDPIAQKMMNLFPEPNFSGGDIYQNWFGSGSSHSYNDQFDIKVDHRFSENNLMSVKFSYQYSHGLGLDCFKNFADPCQGGPMPTCLPSMTRTLLVRPCY from the coding sequence ATGCCGAAGCGTTCCACGTCGAAGTCCCGCTGGTTGGTTCTGATTTGCCTCGCGCTCTTGCTGCCGGCTCTGCTTTTAGGCCAAGCCTATTTCGGAACAGTCAGCGGCCAGTTGACTGACGCCACCGGAGCAGTGGTGCAGAACGCAAACGTCGTCCTTACCGATCAACAAAAGGGATTTCTGTTCAAGACGACTTCCGATAGCAGCGGGCGCTATCTGCTCCGTTCCATTCCGCCCGGAGTCTATACGGTCTCGGCGGAAATGAAGGGCTTCGACAAAGCGGTTAGCGCCAGGCTCAAAGTCGACATCAACGAGAACGCGACGGCGAATCTGACCCTGAAAGTGGCGGGAGCCAGCCAGAACGTCCAGGTGGAGGCGCAGGGACAGTCCATCCAGACTGAAGATGCGGAGACCGGCCAAGTCGTCAATCGCAGGTTCATCAATAACCTGCCGTTGATCGACCGCAATGTGATCGCGCTGACCTCACTGGCGCCCGGCGTCACCGAAATGGATGACCAATGCGACGCGACCTGCACCGGCACAAATTTTGTTTCCAACGGAAGCCGCGGATCGACAGCGGACATTCTGTCCGACGGCGCTTCGGTCACAAACTCGGAACCCAACGGTGGCATTACGCAAGCTACCTACCTGCCCTCTCCGGAAGCGATCGAAGAATTCAAGGTGCAGCAGACTAACTTCAGCGCAGAGTATGGATTTTCCGGAGCGTCCGTGGTCAACATGATCACCCGCTCGGGCACGAACAAATTTCATGGCAGCGTGTACGACTTCGTCCGCGACGATAGCCTCGACGCGAACAACTGGTTCGCGAACCGGGCAGGCGATGCCATTCCGCCCCTGCGCCGTAACAATTACGGCTTTACCATCGGCGGGCCGATCATCAAGAACAAGACGTTTTTCTTTTTCGACTATGACCGCTTGCGTTCTTCGGGGCTGGGCACGGCCTCTGGAGCAGTCCCCACCGATCTCATGCGGACGGGCGACTTTGGCGAAGTGTGTGCAGCCCAGGGAGGGGCGTTCGACGACACCGGACTGTGCGATGTGGCAAGCGGCCAGATCTGGGATCCGTACTCGGGAGTTTTCGACTCCGATCAGGGCGGCGCAGTGCGCAGCCTATTCATCCCATTTAACAACGTCGCTAACTACATCAGCCCTGGTAGTCCGAATCTGCCGGCGAATCTTCAGCCACCTCCAGGCGTTCCGGGCAACCTGATTGATCCAATCGCGCAGAAGATGATGAACCTTTTTCCAGAGCCTAATTTTTCGGGAGGAGACATCTACCAGAACTGGTTCGGTTCCGGCTCAAGCCACAGTTACAACGACCAGTTTGATATCAAAGTCGACCATCGCTTCAGCGAAAACAATTTGATGAGCGTGAAGTTTTCGTATCAATACAGTCACGGGCTGGGCCTGGATTGCTTCAAAAACTTCGCCGATCCCTGCCAGGGTGGACCAATGCCCACCTGTTTGCCATCAATGACACGCACACTTTTAGTCCGACCCTGTTATTGA
- a CDS encoding L-ribulose-5-phosphate 4-epimerase codes for MKKLREEVLEANLELVRRGLVLYTFGNASGISREEGLVAIKPSGVPYEELTPEHMVIADLDGKVVEGKLRPSSDLPTHLALYRRFAAVGGVAHTHSEFGTAWAQAGRPIPCFGTTHADYFHGAVPVTKPLSAQEIEGDYEDNTGTAICHVFEKTDPMAIPAVLVAGHAPFCWGANVAEAAHNAVILEYVAKMAYHTVAIRADAPPLQRELHDKHFLRKHGKNAHYGQEPVR; via the coding sequence TTGAAGAAGCTGCGTGAAGAAGTACTGGAGGCGAACCTCGAACTCGTTCGACGCGGGCTTGTGCTTTATACCTTCGGCAATGCCAGCGGAATCTCGCGAGAGGAAGGCCTGGTCGCAATCAAGCCGAGCGGTGTTCCCTACGAGGAACTGACTCCAGAGCATATGGTAATTGCGGATCTGGACGGAAAGGTCGTCGAAGGGAAACTTCGCCCATCTTCGGATCTGCCCACGCATCTCGCTCTCTACCGCCGATTCGCAGCAGTGGGCGGAGTTGCTCACACGCATTCCGAGTTCGGCACAGCCTGGGCTCAGGCGGGACGCCCGATTCCATGTTTCGGCACTACCCATGCAGATTATTTTCACGGCGCCGTTCCCGTGACCAAACCTCTATCGGCGCAAGAAATAGAGGGCGACTACGAAGACAATACTGGGACGGCGATCTGTCACGTCTTCGAGAAGACTGACCCAATGGCGATTCCAGCCGTGCTGGTTGCCGGTCACGCTCCGTTTTGCTGGGGCGCGAATGTCGCGGAAGCCGCGCACAACGCGGTCATCCTGGAGTACGTCGCCAAGATGGCGTATCACACGGTTGCGATCCGCGCGGACGCGCCGCCGCTGCAGCGCGAGCTGCATGACAAACATTTCCTGCGCAAGCACGGCAAGAACGCGCATTACGGACAGGAGCCTGTGCGATGA